The Apibacter raozihei genome contains a region encoding:
- a CDS encoding alpha/beta hydrolase, which produces MKKLIFVLAVVIQTFGACQQNKQKEIMKQTEEKEHYTFTLSDQVTRKKVTFENRYGISLTGDLYLPKEYNSGKKLPALAISGPFGAVKEQSSGLYANQMAERGFAVLAFDPSYTGESGGEPRNVASPDINTEDFSAAVDFLGIQKMVDRNRVGIIGICGFGGFALNATAVDKRIKAVATTSMYDMSRVMSNGYYDQMTEQERTLLLEQMSRQRWEDAESGTYKLAPRANAEKLNGDEPQFVKEYFDYYRTPRGFHERSINSNGAWAATNAFSFMNFPLLTYSKEIAPRPVLLIAGENAHSRYFSEDAYKNLKDPKKLMIIPNAVHVDLYDRVDIIPFDVLATFFKTNLK; this is translated from the coding sequence ATGAAGAAACTGATATTCGTATTGGCAGTTGTAATACAAACATTTGGAGCCTGCCAGCAAAACAAACAAAAAGAAATTATGAAACAGACAGAAGAAAAAGAACATTATACTTTTACATTGAGTGATCAAGTAACACGTAAAAAAGTAACTTTTGAAAACCGTTACGGAATCAGTCTGACAGGTGATTTATATTTACCTAAAGAATATAATTCCGGCAAAAAGCTACCTGCTCTGGCAATTAGCGGGCCGTTTGGAGCCGTCAAAGAACAATCGTCCGGGCTGTATGCAAATCAGATGGCAGAGCGAGGATTTGCCGTATTGGCATTTGATCCCTCGTACACAGGAGAAAGCGGTGGCGAACCCCGCAATGTAGCTTCACCGGATATCAATACGGAAGATTTTAGTGCTGCGGTAGATTTTCTGGGTATCCAGAAAATGGTTGATCGAAATAGAGTCGGAATTATCGGCATTTGCGGATTCGGAGGTTTTGCCCTGAATGCCACTGCGGTAGATAAACGGATAAAGGCAGTAGCTACCACCAGCATGTATGATATGTCAAGAGTTATGTCTAACGGATATTATGATCAAATGACTGAGCAGGAACGTACCCTACTTTTAGAACAAATGAGCAGGCAACGCTGGGAAGATGCAGAATCCGGAACTTATAAATTGGCACCTCGTGCCAATGCAGAAAAGTTAAATGGAGATGAACCTCAATTTGTTAAAGAGTATTTTGATTATTATCGCACACCCCGAGGTTTTCATGAGCGTTCTATTAATTCCAACGGAGCCTGGGCAGCTACGAATGCATTTTCCTTTATGAACTTTCCATTGTTAACCTATAGTAAAGAAATAGCCCCGCGACCGGTGCTGCTTATAGCAGGAGAAAATGCACACTCCCGTTATTTCAGTGAAGATGCTTACAAGAACCTTAAGGACCCCAAAAAGCTTATGATTATTCCTAATGCGGTTCATGTGGACTTATACGATAGAGTAGATATTATTCCTTTTGATGTATTAGCAACCTTTTTTAAAACTAATTTAAAATAA
- a CDS encoding TPM domain-containing protein: MFNNQVLFLTVCMFLFTGFCPQMPLHLNQVQDQEGVFTDSEKNKLEIQLKAYSNRQHFFVSVVTTENIAPYKNILSYAANLGNQPEYEKTEVVIAISKKRRLIAIATSRRLEKILTDSICKQVLDSVFIPHFKKDEYFTGVYNGVKSLLIHRNRINKKNQAVLHVENQIINSSRI, translated from the coding sequence ATGTTTAATAATCAGGTTTTATTTCTTACAGTATGTATGTTCCTTTTTACAGGCTTTTGTCCGCAGATGCCTTTGCATTTAAATCAGGTTCAGGATCAAGAAGGTGTTTTTACGGACAGCGAAAAAAATAAACTGGAAATTCAATTAAAAGCCTACAGCAACCGCCAGCATTTTTTTGTTTCAGTAGTTACCACGGAAAATATTGCACCTTACAAGAACATACTGAGTTATGCTGCAAATTTGGGCAATCAACCGGAATATGAAAAAACTGAGGTAGTGATTGCTATAAGCAAAAAGCGTCGTTTGATAGCTATTGCTACTTCCCGAAGATTGGAAAAGATTCTTACTGATTCTATTTGTAAACAAGTACTGGATTCAGTGTTTATACCTCATTTTAAAAAAGATGAGTATTTTACAGGGGTTTACAATGGTGTAAAGTCTTTACTGATCCATAGAAACCGTATAAATAAAAAGAATCAGGCTGTTTTGCATGTTGAAAATCAGATCATAAATTCCTCCAGGATATAA
- a CDS encoding DUF6770 family protein, with product MKKVILIVILTLFYNIINAQLLELNKLSKGELIQELYLRDNNKDDLFGYLYIFKIDQLDKKEYLYDYILLDKNLNKVSAGNFTEKLGNFSKKIFVNAIHRNGLISFNINEIATGGATVRNRYRLLNIKDNKLSDAFYLSKDLTKEYNQETKNVRESITFYYEPNSFGYHLYSPLETNQEKKLLKLSSKTIEERLELANVNVNRLNFANENLDFQWSYEFNKSANENQYEKIYLSNNPNLTNTIIGEKYFKGKNNETKLKNGQLFNSFLIFNKDSGQLISEITPYGQHTVNGIEAKEITNINVFIDSEKITFLNRIMSNKVKSFNLDEKKIIGFSKSQYSISTGNEINRIFFTWDQLAEYLTINEFGYIQEKDNPNCYLYLHDVILNSNGNLIFITEQYKTLAGDSIGFAIPGGVKIGDMIIFELDKNMKLTYYKRIEKELQTIRNGVKMQGILADYLNAFDYTGYQNAGNNKYYFFYYNRQIPENGGKKQWFLGIVTYDNGKFTESKIQLKTSRDDSKLNVIPAKNGYVLVTEIFKDKNKSTEIRLEKIN from the coding sequence ATGAAAAAAGTTATACTGATTGTTATATTAACCTTATTTTATAATATAATAAATGCTCAATTACTTGAATTAAATAAATTATCTAAAGGAGAATTAATTCAGGAATTATATTTACGTGATAATAATAAAGACGATCTATTCGGTTATTTATACATCTTTAAAATAGATCAGCTTGATAAAAAAGAATATTTATATGATTATATTTTACTTGATAAAAATTTAAATAAAGTATCAGCCGGAAATTTTACAGAAAAACTAGGTAACTTTTCAAAAAAAATATTTGTAAATGCCATACATAGAAATGGTTTAATATCTTTTAATATTAATGAAATAGCTACCGGAGGTGCTACCGTTAGAAATAGATATCGTCTTTTAAATATTAAAGATAATAAGTTATCAGATGCATTTTATTTATCTAAAGATTTAACTAAAGAATACAATCAGGAAACCAAAAATGTAAGAGAAAGTATTACCTTTTATTACGAACCCAATAGTTTTGGTTATCACTTATATAGTCCATTGGAAACCAATCAGGAAAAAAAATTACTTAAATTATCCTCTAAAACTATAGAAGAACGTTTAGAGCTGGCAAATGTAAATGTAAACCGTTTAAATTTTGCTAATGAAAACTTAGATTTTCAATGGTCTTACGAGTTTAATAAATCAGCTAATGAAAACCAATACGAAAAAATTTATCTTTCAAATAACCCCAATCTTACCAATACTATTATCGGAGAAAAGTATTTCAAAGGAAAAAATAATGAGACTAAATTAAAAAACGGACAATTATTTAATTCTTTTTTAATTTTTAATAAAGACAGCGGGCAATTGATTAGTGAAATAACTCCTTACGGTCAGCATACTGTAAATGGAATAGAAGCTAAAGAAATCACAAATATTAATGTATTTATAGATTCGGAAAAGATTACATTTTTAAACCGAATTATGAGTAATAAAGTCAAATCGTTTAATTTAGATGAAAAGAAAATTATAGGTTTTTCTAAGTCCCAATATTCTATTTCTACAGGAAACGAAATAAATAGAATTTTTTTTACATGGGATCAATTAGCTGAATATTTGACAATTAATGAATTCGGATATATACAAGAAAAAGATAATCCTAACTGTTATTTATACTTACACGATGTAATATTAAATTCAAATGGTAATCTTATTTTTATTACCGAACAATATAAAACATTAGCTGGTGACAGTATTGGATTTGCTATCCCTGGAGGAGTTAAAATAGGTGATATGATTATTTTTGAACTTGATAAAAATATGAAACTAACTTATTATAAAAGGATAGAAAAAGAATTACAAACCATACGGAATGGTGTGAAAATGCAAGGGATTTTGGCGGATTATTTAAATGCTTTTGACTATACCGGATATCAAAATGCAGGAAATAATAAATATTATTTCTTTTACTACAATAGACAAATACCAGAAAATGGTGGAAAAAAACAATGGTTTTTAGGGATTGTAACATACGATAACGGAAAATTTACAGAGAGTAAAATACAATTGAAAACTTCAAGAGATGACAGTAAATTAAATGTTATTCCAGCAAAAAATGGATACGTTTTAGTTACGGAAATTTTTAAAGATAAAAATAAAAGTACTGAAATACGTTTAGAAAAAATAAACTAA
- a CDS encoding MoaF-related domain-containing protein → MMTSNKFPYSGQIFLLTMDNGLKVTNNYLADGINLEVEFISGELKGVKMQMPYTWKEISKNCFLISWQENDKSTVVHYDDFNQNKSHAFYTTMKGEFYKMEGIIEKYQ, encoded by the coding sequence ATGATGACCAGTAACAAATTTCCATATTCAGGACAAATATTTTTATTAACCATGGATAACGGATTAAAAGTAACTAATAATTATTTAGCAGATGGAATTAATCTAGAAGTCGAATTTATTTCAGGTGAATTAAAAGGTGTAAAGATGCAAATGCCTTATACATGGAAAGAAATATCAAAAAATTGTTTTTTAATATCATGGCAAGAAAATGATAAATCAACAGTTGTTCATTATGATGATTTTAATCAAAATAAATCCCATGCATTTTATACTACAATGAAAGGAGAATTTTATAAAATGGAAGGTATCATTGAAAAATATCAATAA